From the Halorhabdus utahensis DSM 12940 genome, one window contains:
- a CDS encoding DUF6602 domain-containing protein, whose amino-acid sequence MSKFDDYFRYTSELLQTRYEQSQAIDHNLTAGEVRELFVEEFLSDMYPEQFVFGDGEIIDSSGRVSPQADLVVYDQQSPLLTYGGSNHFLAEGVLAHLEIKSDLTSSVDDVLTKTEGVKELNKNWVENTREQIDLPHVFSGAFAFEGPSPETLLRQLCEFYDIEVLQEGEQSVIETGDYHWGEVIDVICVLGEYVFFKHTSLDRQGNPTTTMQLLDTGEDSLSGFFVFLAGSIYRGMAGRPDLRSYMSMGEYDAFELPD is encoded by the coding sequence ATGTCCAAATTCGATGACTACTTCCGGTATACATCTGAGCTTCTGCAAACGCGGTATGAGCAGTCACAAGCTATTGACCATAACCTGACTGCTGGCGAAGTGCGCGAATTGTTTGTAGAAGAATTCCTTTCTGATATGTACCCTGAGCAGTTCGTATTCGGCGATGGAGAGATCATTGATTCATCCGGTAGAGTCAGTCCCCAGGCTGATCTGGTAGTATACGATCAGCAGTCACCATTATTGACTTATGGCGGATCGAATCATTTCCTTGCTGAAGGTGTTTTAGCACATCTTGAAATCAAGTCAGATCTAACCAGTTCTGTTGATGATGTGTTAACCAAAACCGAGGGGGTGAAGGAACTAAATAAGAATTGGGTGGAGAACACCAGGGAGCAGATTGATTTACCCCATGTCTTTTCAGGAGCCTTTGCTTTCGAAGGTCCATCGCCAGAGACACTGTTAAGGCAATTGTGCGAATTCTATGATATTGAAGTGTTGCAAGAGGGAGAGCAATCTGTTATTGAGACTGGCGATTATCACTGGGGGGAAGTGATCGATGTGATTTGCGTTCTTGGTGAATACGTATTCTTCAAACACACGAGTCTTGACCGACAAGGAAACCCAACAACCACTATGCAGCTACTAGATACGGGTGAAGACAGCCTATCAGGCTTTTTTGTATTCTTAGCAGGTAGCATTTATCGAGGGATGGCTGGCAGACCTGATCTTCGCAGTTATATGTCTATGGGCGAGTATGATGCATTTGAGCTACCTGACTGA
- a CDS encoding homing endonuclease associated repeat-containing protein has translation MSRGVTDEELLAEIGRLAKELGRKPTASEMNEKGNYSASACQNHFGTWGNALKEAGYEPRYERSDSPSEEELLD, from the coding sequence ATGTCCCGTGGCGTAACTGATGAAGAACTACTTGCTGAGATAGGGAGATTAGCAAAAGAACTCGGGCGTAAGCCTACAGCATCCGAAATGAACGAGAAGGGTAATTATTCTGCATCAGCCTGTCAGAATCATTTCGGAACATGGGGCAACGCATTAAAAGAAGCTGGATACGAGCCACGATACGAGCGATCTGATAGCCCGAGTGAAGAAGAGCTATTAGATTAA
- a CDS encoding homing endonuclease associated repeat-containing protein codes for MLSDEDLISDLQKFASEYGKTPTRREMNQDGPHSERPYIERFGSWNETLDEAGLEINQASHDRDEPISREELLFELQRLTDELGRPPTGPEMHDFGAFSHSIYQRKFDTWNNALREAGLDLHDNKGTPDGELISEIQSLVDELGRVPAAQDMNNKGKYMHSTYQSRFGSWSDAVREAGYEPVWGQSGFPAGEEHPGWKGGHKRYYGPSWSSARRKARERDGYTCQRCGMTDEEHLDEYGHKLHVHHIKPFRTFDDHEDANDLGNLITVCLDCHNRLEGLPLDFQTPD; via the coding sequence GTGCTTTCAGATGAAGATTTAATTTCCGACCTACAAAAGTTCGCCTCTGAATACGGTAAAACCCCAACACGGCGTGAGATGAATCAGGATGGGCCACATTCAGAACGACCATACATTGAGAGGTTCGGATCATGGAATGAGACACTGGATGAAGCAGGCCTGGAAATCAATCAGGCATCGCATGACCGTGATGAACCAATATCCCGCGAAGAACTACTATTTGAATTACAGCGGCTAACTGACGAACTTGGACGACCACCAACCGGCCCCGAGATGCATGATTTCGGGGCGTTCTCGCATTCGATCTACCAACGGAAATTTGATACGTGGAATAATGCCCTACGTGAAGCAGGTTTAGATCTGCACGACAACAAAGGAACACCTGATGGTGAACTAATCAGTGAAATACAATCACTTGTTGATGAGCTAGGTAGGGTACCGGCTGCCCAGGATATGAACAACAAAGGGAAATATATGCATTCTACGTATCAATCGAGATTCGGCTCGTGGAGTGATGCTGTTAGAGAAGCCGGTTATGAGCCAGTTTGGGGGCAGTCAGGATTCCCGGCCGGAGAAGAACATCCAGGGTGGAAAGGTGGTCATAAACGATACTATGGCCCATCGTGGTCATCTGCCCGTCGCAAAGCACGTGAACGTGATGGTTACACTTGCCAACGATGTGGAATGACCGACGAAGAACATCTGGATGAATATGGTCACAAACTACACGTCCATCATATCAAACCGTTCCGTACATTCGATGACCACGAAGATGCAAACGATCTAGGGAATCTGATCACGGTTTGCCTCGACTGTCACAACCGGCTTGAAGGACTGCCATTAGATTTCCAGACACCGGATTGA
- a CDS encoding class I SAM-dependent methyltransferase, with protein sequence MAVPCVRVPREDGEATRARLAERDLIDDGHEIDVVEDAILIPIVDPSAVPEEYAVVDHDSPVREGQTMPADVLGFEPSYERLGEVVIIDEDDIDRAREIAEAIMAADLPVETVVNRASKVKGEQRVREWDVLAGDGTEAVHREYGCEFVLDLAAVYFSPRLATERHRVVEQVGAGEQAFDMFAGVGPFVIPMAKEGATCVGVDVNPDAIEYLRENARRNDVADRITAIEGDVRETVPAHADWADRIVMNLPHSADEFLETALEIAGEEAVVHYYDIQHEDDPFGPGERAIREAAGDEYDVTVETRHTVRSYAPHELNVVLDVRLSR encoded by the coding sequence ATGGCTGTGCCCTGCGTCCGCGTCCCCCGCGAGGACGGCGAAGCGACCCGCGCCCGCCTCGCCGAGCGTGATCTTATCGACGACGGTCACGAGATCGACGTCGTCGAGGACGCCATTCTCATTCCAATCGTCGATCCGTCTGCCGTCCCCGAGGAGTACGCGGTCGTCGATCACGACTCGCCAGTCCGCGAGGGGCAGACGATGCCCGCCGACGTGCTCGGGTTCGAGCCGAGTTACGAGCGCCTCGGTGAAGTCGTGATCATCGACGAGGACGACATCGATCGGGCACGCGAGATCGCCGAGGCGATCATGGCCGCTGACCTCCCAGTCGAGACGGTCGTCAATCGCGCCTCGAAAGTCAAGGGCGAACAACGCGTCCGCGAGTGGGACGTCCTCGCCGGCGACGGCACCGAGGCTGTCCACCGTGAGTACGGCTGTGAGTTCGTCCTCGACCTTGCAGCGGTGTACTTCTCGCCCCGGTTGGCGACTGAGCGTCACCGCGTCGTCGAGCAGGTCGGGGCCGGCGAGCAGGCGTTCGACATGTTCGCCGGTGTCGGCCCGTTCGTCATCCCGATGGCGAAGGAGGGCGCGACGTGCGTCGGCGTGGATGTCAACCCTGACGCGATCGAGTATCTCAGGGAGAACGCTCGACGCAACGATGTCGCTGACCGGATCACGGCGATCGAGGGCGACGTCCGCGAGACGGTCCCGGCGCACGCCGACTGGGCCGACCGGATCGTCATGAACCTTCCACACAGTGCCGACGAGTTTCTGGAGACCGCTCTCGAGATTGCGGGCGAGGAGGCCGTGGTTCACTACTACGACATCCAGCACGAGGACGATCCTTTCGGGCCTGGCGAGCGGGCGATCCGCGAGGCCGCCGGCGACGAGTACGACGTGACGGTCGAAACAAGGCACACGGTTCGGTCCTACGCACCTCACGAGCTAAACGTCGTTCTGGACGTACGTCTGTCCCGTTGA
- the dph5 gene encoding diphthine synthase gives MLTFVGLGLYDERSVTLAGRDAIRTADRVFAEFYTSQLAGASIEEIEAFHDTDIEVRDRAGIEQDPDPILDAALEDEVVFLTAGDTMISTTHVDLRLRAEQRGIETQVIHGTTAQAAASSLTGLQNYRFGKATTLPFERSHGGDGVPDSVIETIEANRDRGLHTLVFLDITVESDDGTYMRGDQAASLLAKHWRPNALGVVVARAGSPDPVVQAGRLSALAEMDFGGPLHLLVVPGSLHYIERDALAAIGDAPADALDENIVD, from the coding sequence ATGCTCACCTTCGTTGGCCTCGGCCTCTATGACGAGCGCTCGGTCACGCTCGCCGGCCGAGATGCGATCCGCACAGCGGACCGTGTCTTCGCCGAATTCTACACCAGTCAGCTCGCCGGCGCGTCCATCGAGGAGATCGAAGCCTTCCACGACACCGACATCGAGGTCCGGGATCGAGCCGGCATCGAGCAGGATCCGGATCCGATCCTCGACGCCGCTCTCGAGGACGAGGTCGTCTTCCTGACTGCGGGCGACACCATGATCTCGACGACGCACGTCGACCTGCGACTGCGCGCCGAGCAGCGCGGGATCGAAACGCAAGTGATCCACGGCACGACTGCCCAGGCCGCGGCGAGTTCGCTCACTGGACTCCAGAACTATCGCTTCGGGAAGGCCACGACGCTCCCGTTCGAGCGCTCCCACGGTGGGGATGGTGTCCCGGACAGCGTGATCGAGACGATCGAGGCCAATCGAGATCGGGGTCTTCACACGCTCGTCTTCCTGGACATCACCGTCGAGAGCGACGACGGGACATATATGCGGGGGGACCAGGCAGCCTCGCTCCTCGCCAAGCACTGGCGTCCGAACGCGCTGGGCGTCGTGGTCGCTCGGGCGGGCAGCCCCGATCCAGTCGTCCAGGCGGGCCGCCTGAGTGCGCTCGCCGAGATGGACTTCGGCGGCCCTCTGCATCTTCTGGTGGTGCCCGGGTCGCTCCACTACATCGAGCGAGACGCCCTCGCCGCGATCGGTGATGCACCTGCCGATGCGCTCGACGAGAACATCGTCGACTAA
- the artA gene encoding archaeosortase A, whose translation MIDPLVDWLAALNGYAGTLAWVVLVAFLAGVVLERYDETWAERAYVGAWIVLSGYWLTYVHYFVFAQKSITEGVGVVIAIPLSIYVAYLIANGRRRLFVVSRAIAFAWLFFLPLSSLAFVRRPLIQTVTSHTDFVLGMLGDQYRLGDWYPYLPAGLELPDGSALSGQADLPEKHFPYRNTFLYSPGGHPITYTIRLACTGIGSMAIFVGLIGAVRGSLRQKAKAMGVAIGVIYVLNIVRNVFIAHTLGNQRLHIFPELIMSLFSASDPYLVSYYIGDRILAQFGSVFALIAITWLVLRWVPDVLTVVEEGLYVITGTEYDLTDALDVESTEN comes from the coding sequence ATGATCGATCCGCTCGTCGACTGGTTGGCGGCGTTGAACGGATACGCCGGCACGCTCGCGTGGGTCGTGCTGGTCGCCTTTCTCGCGGGTGTGGTCCTCGAACGCTACGACGAAACGTGGGCCGAACGCGCCTACGTCGGCGCGTGGATCGTCCTTTCGGGCTACTGGCTGACGTACGTCCATTACTTCGTCTTCGCCCAGAAGTCGATCACCGAGGGCGTCGGTGTCGTGATCGCGATCCCGCTGTCGATATACGTCGCCTATCTGATCGCCAACGGCCGTCGGCGGCTGTTCGTCGTCTCGCGAGCGATCGCGTTCGCGTGGCTGTTCTTCCTGCCACTGTCCTCGCTCGCGTTCGTCCGACGCCCGCTGATCCAGACGGTCACTTCGCACACGGACTTTGTGCTGGGGATGCTCGGCGATCAGTACCGTCTCGGCGACTGGTACCCATACCTCCCTGCCGGTCTCGAACTTCCCGATGGGTCCGCTCTGTCGGGTCAGGCCGATCTCCCGGAGAAACACTTCCCATACCGGAACACGTTCCTCTACTCGCCGGGTGGCCACCCGATCACGTACACCATCCGACTCGCGTGTACCGGTATCGGGAGCATGGCGATCTTCGTCGGGCTGATCGGTGCTGTCCGCGGGTCGCTCCGGCAGAAGGCCAAGGCGATGGGCGTCGCCATCGGCGTCATCTACGTGCTCAACATCGTTCGCAACGTCTTCATCGCCCATACACTCGGCAACCAGCGGCTGCACATTTTCCCAGAGCTGATCATGTCGCTGTTCTCGGCGTCCGATCCGTACCTGGTCTCGTACTACATCGGCGACCGGATCCTCGCGCAGTTCGGGTCGGTGTTCGCACTGATCGCGATCACCTGGCTCGTCCTCCGGTGGGTCCCGGACGTCCTTACCGTCGTGGAGGAGGGGCTCTACGTCATCACTGGCACGGAATACGATCTCACGGACGCACTCGACGTCGAATCGACCGAGAACTGA
- a CDS encoding DUF5518 domain-containing protein, with product MASLKNQFRDLGHGPLRNAVLLGIVSIPFTIGINWVFVFDGVQVLPLFIACVASGYLSRSQRVNGMQAGIVTGISGGIPILFWQSGVAVSAWWGNPILVDVVGDSWLMNASSAGAGVLTAGILTVVLIVVGVIGGLLGQWMDDRFSSKQSANRETERA from the coding sequence ATGGCGTCACTCAAGAACCAGTTCCGTGATTTGGGTCATGGACCGCTCCGAAACGCGGTTTTGCTCGGAATCGTGTCGATCCCATTTACGATCGGCATTAACTGGGTTTTCGTTTTCGACGGCGTTCAGGTGCTACCGCTGTTCATTGCATGCGTCGCTTCGGGCTATCTCTCCCGATCACAACGAGTGAACGGGATGCAGGCTGGCATTGTGACCGGGATATCCGGCGGAATACCGATCCTCTTCTGGCAAAGTGGCGTGGCCGTGTCTGCGTGGTGGGGAAACCCGATACTCGTCGATGTTGTCGGCGACTCCTGGCTCATGAACGCGTCGTCGGCCGGTGCCGGGGTGCTGACGGCTGGAATTCTCACCGTTGTGCTGATCGTCGTCGGCGTCATCGGTGGATTGCTCGGCCAGTGGATGGACGACCGTTTCAGTAGCAAACAGTCTGCCAATAGAGAAACTGAGCGCGCCTAG
- a CDS encoding VOC family protein has translation MDGTLDHVMMRVEDLEESLDWYTTHFDYEEKSRWEAETFTNVHLGPADVHDEGATLELTYNHDGRSYTMGDAWGHIAVRVEDVEEAYDELMDEGVEDYRPPEENPGYAFVKDPDGHEIEIVERDHGARWSIDHTMIRVEDAEQAIGWYTRALEYDLVRRSEHSSFALYFMKPAGAAEEAMSVELTYNYDGRSYEMGDAWGHLAVRTDEGTLEDTWGTLMQRDAEDYRDPESCDYNYAFTKDPDGHEIEIVKR, from the coding sequence ATGGACGGCACGCTCGATCACGTCATGATGCGCGTCGAGGACTTAGAGGAATCGCTCGATTGGTACACCACCCACTTCGACTACGAGGAGAAGAGTCGCTGGGAAGCCGAGACGTTCACCAACGTCCATCTCGGCCCCGCAGATGTCCACGACGAGGGCGCGACGCTGGAACTGACCTACAACCACGACGGGCGATCCTACACGATGGGCGACGCCTGGGGCCACATCGCGGTCCGCGTCGAGGACGTCGAGGAAGCCTACGACGAGCTGATGGACGAGGGCGTCGAGGACTACCGCCCGCCGGAGGAGAACCCGGGCTACGCCTTCGTCAAGGACCCCGACGGCCACGAGATCGAGATCGTCGAGCGCGACCACGGCGCGCGCTGGAGCATCGACCATACGATGATCCGGGTCGAGGACGCAGAGCAAGCCATCGGTTGGTACACACGCGCGCTCGAATACGACCTCGTCCGCCGGAGCGAGCACTCCTCGTTCGCGCTGTACTTCATGAAGCCTGCCGGGGCGGCCGAGGAAGCGATGTCCGTCGAGTTGACCTACAACTACGACGGCCGGTCCTACGAGATGGGTGATGCCTGGGGCCACCTGGCGGTCCGTACGGACGAAGGCACGCTCGAAGACACCTGGGGGACGCTCATGCAGCGAGACGCCGAGGACTACCGCGACCCCGAGTCCTGTGACTACAACTATGCCTTCACGAAGGATCCCGACGGTCACGAGATCGAGATCGTCAAACGCTGA
- a CDS encoding TIGR04206 family protein, with translation MPHVNRGTRAVAVLTLLVVPWTVLLSGGYVTLVMPWGLFDPFAFHVTLLPDYLAATGSGPPPFLLSWPIGVVIYALTLASVAAESVNRGDPRVTAGLLVLVGVTQLTVSWGFFRRGGYVVVPLGTLVAWTIAWWFYWPDLRRIGTFPR, from the coding sequence ATGCCACATGTCAACCGGGGGACGCGGGCCGTGGCTGTGCTCACGCTACTTGTCGTACCCTGGACGGTTTTGCTCAGCGGCGGGTACGTAACATTGGTCATGCCATGGGGGCTGTTCGATCCGTTTGCTTTTCACGTCACGCTTCTCCCGGACTATCTCGCAGCAACCGGCAGCGGTCCACCGCCGTTCCTGCTGTCCTGGCCGATCGGCGTCGTGATCTATGCTCTCACGCTCGCGAGCGTCGCCGCGGAGTCCGTCAACCGGGGCGACCCACGGGTGACGGCCGGCCTGCTCGTGCTAGTCGGCGTGACCCAACTCACCGTTTCCTGGGGATTCTTCCGGCGCGGTGGGTACGTGGTCGTCCCGCTGGGCACCCTCGTCGCCTGGACGATCGCGTGGTGGTTCTACTGGCCGGACCTTCGTCGGATCGGCACGTTCCCTCGCTAG